The Alphaproteobacteria bacterium genome has a window encoding:
- a CDS encoding NAD(P)H-hydrate dehydratase, translating into MVAEIGIPAAVLHGVGPRTWRNGGWLWGRHRPALRADGHKFDRGQVGVVGGTEMTGAARLAGRAALHAGAGLVTVLSPPERAATYRNDLAGLIVREAAGPEAIAAWFDEPRRKTAVVGPGLGRDAAARATVSAVLAAGCATVVDADGLSCFAGAAPAFAGLVRADCVVTPHEGEYARLFGDRPGAGKLDRAREAAAFLGAVVVLKGPDTVIAAPDGRAAINADAPAALAVAGSGDVLSGIVGAAMATGLPAFEAAALAVSCHSRAGHAMTRSSADALADAVAPLWEMPRGAG; encoded by the coding sequence GTGGTCGCCGAGATCGGCATCCCTGCCGCGGTCCTGCATGGGGTCGGACCGCGGACCTGGCGCAACGGCGGCTGGCTGTGGGGGCGCCACCGGCCCGCCCTGCGCGCCGACGGGCACAAGTTCGACCGCGGACAGGTCGGGGTGGTCGGCGGGACCGAAATGACCGGCGCCGCCCGGCTGGCCGGCCGTGCCGCGCTGCACGCCGGCGCCGGCCTGGTCACGGTGCTCAGCCCGCCGGAGCGGGCCGCCACCTATCGTAACGACCTGGCCGGCCTGATCGTGCGCGAGGCCGCGGGCCCGGAGGCGATCGCCGCCTGGTTCGACGAGCCGCGCCGCAAGACCGCGGTGGTCGGGCCCGGTCTCGGCCGCGACGCGGCCGCGCGCGCGACGGTTTCCGCCGTGCTCGCCGCCGGCTGCGCGACCGTGGTCGACGCCGACGGCCTGTCGTGTTTCGCCGGCGCCGCGCCGGCGTTCGCCGGCCTGGTGCGGGCGGATTGCGTCGTCACCCCGCACGAGGGCGAATATGCCCGACTGTTCGGCGACCGGCCGGGCGCCGGCAAGCTGGACCGTGCGCGCGAGGCGGCGGCGTTCCTGGGCGCGGTCGTGGTCCTCAAGGGCCCGGACACCGTAATTGCAGCGCCGGACGGTCGCGCGGCGATCAACGCCGACGCGCCGGCGGCGCTGGCCGTGGCCGGTAGCGGCGACGTGCTGAGCGGCATCGTCGGCGCGGCCATGGCCACGGGCCTGCCGGCGTTCGAGGCCGCGGCGCTGGCCGTCTCGTGCCATTCTCGCGCCGGACACGCCATGACGCGCAGCAGCGCCGATGCGCTGGCGGACGCGGTCGCGCCGCTGTGGGAGATGCCGCGCGGCGCCGGTTGA